A genomic region of Halomonas aestuarii contains the following coding sequences:
- the pyrH gene encoding UMP kinase produces the protein MTSADHPAPSKPEKSRAEVSKYKRILLKLSGEALTGDAEFGIDPKVLDRLALEIGQLVGIGVQVGIVVGGGNLFRGAALHEAGMDRVTGDHMGMLATVMNALAMRDALERSNIRSRVMSAIPMSGVVEHYDRRTAIRYLTSGDVVLFSAGTGNPFFTTDSAACLRGIEIDADVVVKATKVDGVYDKDPVKHADAVKYEQLTYDDALDQKLGVMDLTAICLVRDHDMPVRVFNMNKPGALLNLVVGGKEGTLIDRG, from the coding sequence ATGACCAGTGCCGATCACCCTGCCCCCAGCAAGCCCGAGAAGTCCCGTGCCGAGGTATCCAAGTACAAGCGCATCCTGCTCAAGCTCTCCGGCGAGGCCCTGACCGGAGATGCCGAGTTCGGCATCGACCCGAAGGTGCTGGATCGCCTGGCGCTGGAGATCGGCCAGCTGGTGGGCATCGGCGTCCAGGTCGGTATCGTGGTCGGTGGCGGCAACCTGTTCCGCGGTGCGGCCCTGCACGAGGCGGGCATGGACCGGGTCACCGGTGATCACATGGGCATGCTGGCCACGGTGATGAACGCCCTGGCCATGCGCGACGCTCTGGAGCGCTCCAACATCCGTTCGCGGGTGATGTCGGCGATTCCCATGAGCGGCGTGGTGGAACATTACGACCGCCGGACCGCCATCCGCTACCTGACGTCCGGGGACGTGGTACTGTTCTCGGCCGGTACCGGCAACCCCTTCTTCACCACCGACTCCGCGGCCTGTCTGCGCGGCATCGAGATCGATGCCGACGTGGTGGTCAAGGCCACCAAGGTGGACGGGGTCTACGACAAGGATCCCGTCAAGCACGCCGATGCGGTCAAGTACGAGCAGCTGACCTATGATGATGCGCTCGACCAGAAGCTCGGCGTGATGGATTTGACCGCCATCTGCCTGGTGCGGGACCATGACATGCCGGTGCGGGTCTTCAACATGAACAAGCCGGGCGCCCTGCTGAACCTGGTGGTGGGTGGCAAGGAAGGCACGCTGATTGACAGAGGGTGA
- the frr gene encoding ribosome recycling factor — translation MIDDIKKDAESRMKKSLEGLHANFNKIRTGRAHPSILDAVTVDYYGGQVPLNQVASINVEDARTLTVVPWEQQMVPKIEKAIMTSDLGLNPASAGNVIRVPMPMLTEETRKGYIKQARQEAEHARVAVRNVRRDANGDFKALLKEKEITEDEQHQAEEAIQKLTDGIVAEIDKALESKEHDLMQV, via the coding sequence GTGATCGACGACATCAAGAAGGATGCGGAAAGCCGCATGAAGAAGAGCCTCGAGGGCCTTCACGCCAACTTCAACAAGATCCGCACCGGTCGGGCGCACCCCAGTATCCTGGATGCGGTGACCGTCGACTATTACGGTGGCCAGGTGCCGCTCAACCAGGTGGCCTCGATCAACGTCGAGGACGCCCGGACCCTGACCGTGGTCCCCTGGGAGCAGCAGATGGTGCCCAAGATCGAGAAGGCCATCATGACCTCCGACCTGGGGCTCAACCCGGCCAGCGCCGGCAACGTGATTCGCGTGCCCATGCCGATGCTGACCGAGGAGACCCGCAAGGGCTACATCAAGCAGGCTCGCCAGGAGGCCGAGCATGCCCGTGTCGCGGTGCGCAACGTGCGCCGTGACGCCAACGGCGACTTCAAGGCGCTGCTCAAGGAGAAGGAGATCACCGAGGACGAGCAACACCAGGCCGAGGAGGCGATCCAGAAGCTCACCGACGGCATCGTCGCCGAGATCGACAAGGCGCTGGAGTCCAAGGAACACGACCTGATGCAGGTCTGA
- the uppS gene encoding polyprenyl diphosphate synthase yields the protein MTSPQSTRSAASSDHGPASHEPPLPRHVAIIMDGNNRWAKARGLSGIRGHHAGVEAVRAVIRRAAERGIETLTLFAFSSENWKRPASEVNALMELFLMALQREVKKLHRHGIRLSVIGDRSGFSASIQKHIDSAEALTSDNTGLHLVIAANYGGRWDIACAARRLAERVAAGELDPEAIDEQAMDEEISLAGDAPVDLCIRTSGEKRISNFLLWQMAYAELHFTPVLWPDFDGEAFDRALADFQGRQRRFGMTDEQLEAQQGG from the coding sequence ATGACGTCACCGCAGTCCACCCGCAGCGCGGCATCCTCCGACCACGGGCCCGCTTCCCACGAGCCCCCGCTGCCCCGCCATGTCGCCATTATCATGGACGGCAACAATCGCTGGGCGAAGGCCCGCGGCCTCTCCGGCATCCGCGGCCACCATGCAGGCGTCGAGGCGGTGCGTGCCGTCATCCGCCGCGCCGCCGAGCGCGGCATCGAGACCCTCACGCTGTTCGCCTTCTCCAGCGAGAACTGGAAGCGCCCCGCCAGTGAGGTCAATGCCCTCATGGAGCTCTTCCTCATGGCGCTCCAGCGCGAGGTGAAGAAGCTTCACCGCCATGGCATCCGGCTCTCCGTGATCGGTGACCGCAGCGGCTTCTCCGCCTCGATCCAGAAGCACATCGACAGCGCCGAGGCGCTGACCAGCGACAACACCGGCCTTCATCTGGTGATCGCGGCGAACTATGGTGGGCGCTGGGACATCGCCTGTGCCGCGCGTCGGCTGGCGGAGCGGGTCGCCGCCGGTGAGCTCGACCCCGAGGCGATCGACGAGCAGGCCATGGACGAGGAGATCAGCCTGGCCGGCGATGCCCCGGTGGACCTGTGCATCCGCACCAGCGGCGAGAAGCGCATCTCCAACTTCCTGCTCTGGCAGATGGCCTATGCCGAGCTCCATTTCACGCCCGTGCTGTGGCCCGACTTCGACGGCGAGGCCTTCGACCGCGCCCTGGCCGACTTCCAGGGGCGCCAGCGGCGCTTCGGCATGACCGACGAACAGCTCGAGGCGCAGCAGGGTGGCTAG
- a CDS encoding phosphatidate cytidylyltransferase, translating into MLRQRIITAAWLAPLALAGLFGLEGAAFGLFTAAIVLLAAWEWANLAGITAPARRLLPVAGLAVLMALCWSSGIALATWPLWLGALGWLVNLYWVTGYPDRLSQWQSTGMRLAMGLWVLLPTWVGFNLLRDSGAVWLLFVLLLVWGADIGAYFVGRAFGRCKLAPSVSPGKTREGVAGGLAVTAVLAIVFALWQGLGLASGLALLGATLLVTLVSVLGDLLESMLKRHRGIKDSSQLLPGHGGVLDRIDSLTAAVPLFALLHGSLL; encoded by the coding sequence GTGCTAAGACAACGGATCATCACCGCGGCCTGGCTGGCGCCGCTGGCCCTGGCCGGCCTGTTCGGCCTCGAGGGCGCGGCCTTCGGCCTCTTCACGGCCGCCATCGTGCTGCTGGCGGCCTGGGAGTGGGCCAACCTCGCCGGCATCACCGCGCCGGCCCGCCGCCTGCTGCCGGTGGCCGGCCTCGCCGTGCTGATGGCGCTGTGCTGGTCCTCCGGCATCGCCCTGGCGACCTGGCCGCTGTGGCTGGGCGCGCTGGGCTGGCTGGTCAACCTCTACTGGGTGACCGGCTATCCTGACCGCCTGTCGCAGTGGCAGTCGACCGGCATGCGCCTGGCCATGGGGCTCTGGGTGCTGCTGCCGACCTGGGTGGGCTTCAACCTGCTGCGCGACAGCGGCGCCGTCTGGCTGCTCTTCGTGCTGCTGCTGGTCTGGGGCGCCGACATCGGCGCCTACTTCGTCGGCCGGGCCTTCGGGCGATGCAAGCTGGCGCCCAGCGTCAGTCCCGGCAAGACCCGCGAGGGCGTGGCCGGTGGCCTCGCCGTCACCGCCGTGCTGGCAATCGTCTTCGCCCTGTGGCAGGGGCTCGGTCTCGCCTCCGGCCTCGCGCTGCTGGGGGCGACCCTGTTGGTGACCCTGGTCTCGGTGCTGGGGGATCTGCTCGAGAGCATGCTCAAGCGGCATCGGGGCATCAAGGATTCGAGCCAGTTGCTGCCGGGCCACGGCGGCGTGCTGGACCGCATCGACAGCCTGACCGCCGCGGTACCGCTGTTCGCCCTGCTGCACGGGAGCCTGCTGTGA
- the ispC gene encoding 1-deoxy-D-xylulose-5-phosphate reductoisomerase, with amino-acid sequence MRHVTVLGATGSIGTSTLEVLALHPDRYRVHALTAHRSRETLLAQCRVHRPAVAVLEAEGDAAWLRERLAEAGLATEVRAGADAQVEVAEAAEVDTVMAAIVGAAGLLPTLAAVRAGKRVLLANKEALVMSGALFMDAVARHDATLLPIDSEHNAIYQCLPVEHRGGLARHGVTQLLLTASGGPFRGWTSSDLAAVTPDQACAHPNWSMGRKISVDSATLMNKGLELIEACWLFDARPDQIQVVVHPQSVIHSMAAYSDGSVIAQLGNPDMRTPIAYGLAWPERIAAGVEALDLFQVARLDFEPADESAFPCLRLAREAMAAGGTAPAVLNAANEVAVEAFLDGRLGFTGIGELVARVRDARPVEPAQDLETILEADALARQAAHAWLARR; translated from the coding sequence CTGCGCCACGTGACCGTGCTGGGCGCGACCGGCTCCATCGGCACCAGCACCCTGGAGGTGCTGGCCCTTCACCCGGACCGCTACCGGGTGCATGCGCTGACCGCCCATCGCTCCCGGGAGACGCTGCTGGCCCAGTGCCGGGTCCACCGGCCCGCGGTGGCCGTGCTCGAGGCCGAGGGCGATGCTGCCTGGCTGCGCGAGCGCCTGGCCGAGGCGGGGCTCGCGACCGAGGTGCGCGCCGGGGCCGATGCCCAGGTCGAGGTGGCCGAGGCCGCTGAGGTGGATACCGTGATGGCGGCCATCGTCGGTGCCGCCGGCCTGCTGCCGACGCTGGCCGCCGTGCGCGCCGGCAAGCGGGTGCTTCTCGCCAACAAGGAGGCCCTGGTGATGTCCGGGGCGCTGTTCATGGACGCGGTGGCCCGCCATGACGCCACCCTCCTGCCCATCGATTCCGAACATAATGCCATCTACCAGTGTCTACCCGTCGAGCATCGTGGCGGCCTCGCCCGGCACGGGGTGACGCAGCTGCTGCTGACCGCCTCCGGCGGCCCCTTCCGCGGCTGGACGTCGAGCGACCTCGCGGCGGTGACGCCCGACCAGGCCTGCGCCCATCCCAACTGGTCCATGGGACGCAAGATCTCGGTGGACAGCGCAACCCTGATGAACAAGGGGCTCGAGCTGATCGAGGCCTGCTGGCTCTTCGATGCCCGCCCCGACCAGATTCAGGTGGTGGTGCACCCGCAGAGCGTGATCCACTCGATGGCGGCCTACAGCGACGGCTCGGTGATCGCGCAGCTCGGCAATCCCGACATGCGCACGCCCATCGCCTACGGCCTGGCCTGGCCGGAGCGCATCGCCGCCGGGGTCGAGGCCCTGGACCTCTTCCAGGTCGCCCGGCTCGACTTCGAGCCCGCCGACGAGTCGGCCTTTCCCTGCCTGCGCCTGGCCCGGGAGGCCATGGCGGCGGGAGGGACGGCGCCGGCGGTGCTCAATGCCGCCAACGAGGTGGCCGTGGAGGCCTTCCTCGACGGCCGCCTCGGGTTCACCGGCATCGGCGAGCTGGTGGCGAGAGTGCGCGATGCGCGTCCGGTCGAGCCCGCCCAGGACCTCGAGACGATCCTCGAGGCCGATGCTCTCGCCCGCCAGGCGGCGCATGCCTGGCTGGCGCGGCGATGA